One segment of Chloracidobacterium sp. DNA contains the following:
- a CDS encoding aldo/keto reductase, which yields MTGYITGFAQGQGFTPPPFFKPLGQTGLWCHPLGFGCYRIEEDNPAHEAALRDYLARGGNLIDTSANYTDGGAERTIGRVLRDVDRASVIVVTKGGYIQGENMRLAQRRNFPEVVKYGPGLWHCIHPEFLATQIERSRERMGLATLDVFLLHNPEYFLNACKKRGVTAADHDEFYRRIREAFAFLETQVAAGTIRFYGISSNNFPLPADDPTQTSIARCLAQAEAVTPNHHFRVVQFPLNLFETGAATEANNEGLTPLAFCAAKGIGTLANRPLNAFTQQRMIRLADFAVQSELSSLESLAHALSPLRAHETTLTTDFGLTPPVGGLAGRLLQLAPQLDSVFVWEQNAYQLVILPVQEWLSQVKPPSHRQAAFAVWRDRFIELANEALTILADFAAAQSQRQSDSVQRRLAAAGYADDRRTLSQMAVNTLRSLPNLSCVLVGMRQTRYVADMFEVLALPMVDGEAILRSFAVG from the coding sequence ATGACCGGCTACATCACGGGATTTGCCCAGGGTCAAGGCTTTACGCCGCCGCCCTTTTTCAAGCCACTCGGCCAAACCGGCCTATGGTGCCATCCGCTCGGCTTTGGCTGTTACCGCATCGAAGAAGACAATCCGGCGCACGAAGCGGCGCTGCGCGACTATTTGGCGCGCGGCGGCAACTTGATTGATACCAGCGCCAACTACACCGACGGCGGCGCGGAGCGAACTATTGGGCGCGTTCTCCGGGACGTTGATCGTGCTTCCGTCATCGTCGTGACGAAAGGCGGCTACATTCAGGGCGAGAATATGCGGCTGGCACAGCGCCGGAACTTCCCAGAGGTCGTCAAGTATGGCCCCGGCCTCTGGCATTGTATTCACCCGGAATTTCTGGCGACCCAGATTGAACGCAGCCGTGAGCGCATGGGCTTGGCGACGCTGGATGTTTTCCTGTTGCATAACCCCGAATACTTTCTCAACGCATGCAAAAAACGCGGCGTCACGGCGGCTGACCACGACGAGTTTTACCGTCGCATCCGGGAGGCGTTTGCTTTCCTTGAAACCCAAGTCGCCGCCGGTACGATTCGTTTCTACGGGATTTCTTCCAACAACTTTCCACTGCCGGCGGACGACCCAACCCAGACCAGCATTGCACGCTGTCTGGCGCAGGCGGAGGCTGTGACGCCCAACCACCATTTCAGGGTCGTGCAGTTTCCGCTCAACCTGTTTGAAACCGGCGCTGCGACGGAAGCCAACAACGAAGGCCTGACGCCGCTGGCTTTTTGCGCAGCGAAAGGCATCGGTACGCTCGCCAACCGGCCGCTCAACGCCTTTACCCAACAACGAATGATCCGGCTGGCCGATTTCGCCGTCCAAAGCGAGCTGTCGTCTTTGGAATCGCTGGCGCACGCTCTGTCGCCTCTGCGGGCCCACGAGACGACGCTGACGACGGATTTCGGCCTTACACCCCCGGTAGGCGGCCTCGCCGGTCGGCTGTTGCAACTAGCGCCACAGCTCGATTCCGTGTTCGTTTGGGAGCAAAACGCCTACCAACTGGTCATCCTTCCGGTTCAGGAGTGGCTAAGCCAAGTTAAGCCGCCGTCTCACCGCCAAGCCGCTTTTGCGGTCTGGCGCGACCGGTTTATTGAGTTGGCGAATGAGGCGCTCACCATCCTCGCCGATTTCGCCGCCGCGCAGTCACAACGGCAATCCGACAGCGTACAGCGGCGGTTGGCGGCGGCTGGTTATGCGGACGACCGGCGAACCTTGAGCCAAATGGCCGTCAACACGTTGCGGAGTTTGCCGAACTTGAGTTGCGTCTTGGTCGGCATGCGCCAGACGCGCTATGTGGCGGATATGTTTGAGGTCTTAGCGCTCCCGATGGTGGACGGCGAGGCGATTTTGCGGTCTTTTGCAGTTGGGTAA